The Armatimonadota bacterium genome has a window encoding:
- a CDS encoding homocysteine S-methyltransferase family protein encodes MSEQTNSARLLARLSRAPLIGDGAMGTMLEAAGLLAGACRELWNIEQPDKVLGVHRAYVEAGSDIIETNTFFGGNRIQLAKWGLGERAAEFNQAAVRLAREAAGGAPAADGAIMVSVSMGPTGEVLAPLGNLDPAQAADAFREQAQAAAEAGADAATVETFYALDEIKLAIAAALAAGLPVMATMTFEPSGRTMMGVAPADAARALTDYGATIVGANCGTGPEVMVPVIEAMMAATDRPLMVQPNAGMPRLVGGKTTFPATAETMADYAARFAQMGVKVIGGCCGTTPDHVRAMARRIRGG; translated from the coding sequence TTGAGCGAACAGACGAACAGCGCCCGGTTATTGGCCCGGCTGAGCCGCGCCCCGCTCATCGGCGACGGCGCCATGGGCACCATGCTGGAGGCCGCCGGCCTGCTCGCCGGGGCCTGCCGCGAGCTGTGGAATATCGAGCAGCCGGATAAGGTGCTGGGGGTCCACCGTGCCTACGTCGAGGCGGGCTCCGACATCATCGAGACCAACACCTTCTTCGGCGGCAATCGCATTCAGCTTGCGAAATGGGGTCTCGGGGAGCGCGCGGCGGAGTTCAACCAGGCGGCAGTGCGCCTGGCGCGCGAGGCCGCAGGCGGCGCACCGGCCGCGGACGGGGCGATAATGGTGTCGGTGTCCATGGGGCCGACAGGCGAGGTGCTGGCGCCGCTGGGCAATCTCGACCCCGCGCAGGCCGCCGATGCTTTCCGCGAGCAGGCCCAGGCGGCGGCCGAGGCGGGCGCGGACGCGGCGACGGTGGAGACCTTCTACGCCCTGGACGAGATCAAGCTCGCGATCGCGGCCGCGCTCGCCGCGGGATTGCCGGTGATGGCGACCATGACCTTTGAACCCAGCGGGCGCACCATGATGGGGGTTGCCCCGGCTGACGCCGCTCGCGCGCTGACGGACTACGGGGCGACCATTGTCGGCGCCAACTGCGGCACCGGGCCCGAGGTGATGGTGCCTGTGATCGAGGCGATGATGGCGGCGACCGACCGACCGCTCATGGTGCAGCCGAATGCGGGGATGCCGCGGCTGGTGGGCGGCAAGACCACCTTCCCCGCAACTGCGGAGACCATGGCCGATTACGCAGCGCGCTTTGCGCAGATGGGGGTCAAGGTCATCGGCGGGTGCTGCGGCACCACCCCCGACCACGTCCGGGCGATGGCCCGCCGTATCCGGGGCGGATAG